TTCGGCGCTGCCTGGAATACGCCCTTGAAGTCCGTCGCCGGGTAAAGGAGCAGCTGAAGAAGATCGGCGGCATGGAGTTCTTCGACGTTCACTTCTCCTACATCGACGTGGAGACGATGGAAGAGAAGTTCATCAGCGTGCCGGAACAGGGCGGCGGGTCGCTGATCCCAGACGGACCGCTGAACCCCGGCGTGATCCACACGGTCGCGACTGGTTCAGGCGGTCATTTAGGGCTCTACCGCCTGGAAACTCAGGTCACTTCCGGTAATGGGGCGCTCAAATCCTCTGGCCTGGGCTCAAACTCAGCCTCGAAGGAATCCATCAAGGTCGGCTTCGACTACTTCAAAGCCAACGCGAACCGCGTCAGCGCTTCGATCAAGCCGGGGGACCATGACTACCACCTGCACGTCGTCGAGTTGCACAACACCGGCCCGGCGAGCGCGATGACACTTGCTTCGTTCGTCGCCCTTTGCTCCGGCGTATTCGGCAAACCGATCCAGCAGCAGATGGTGATCCTCGGCAGCATGAGCCTCGGCGGCAACATCATACCGGTTGAGAATTTGGCCGAGTCGTTGCAGGTTGCCTTCGACGCTGGAGCCAAGCGGTTACTCTTGCCGATGGCGAGCGTAAAAGACGTTCCGACAATCCCCGGAGAGTTGTTCGCTAAGTTCCAGACAGGTTTCTACGCAGATCCTGTGGATGCGGTCTTCAAAGCACTGGGCGTGCAGTAACGGAGCATGAGCCAAAACCGAAGGAATCAACAACTTATGGCCGGGTCAAGCAATCACCACAGACATGGCGAGCTATGTCAGAGTGATGCTCTCTAAGGTAGCTGGCTAACCCAGTCGCTCTTGCTCGAATTCGATACCCATCCGCGCATGTTTATCCTTCCAGGAGCGATTCTAGTGCTCGGGATCGATCGGCCCCTGGGCACTGTGCCGGACATACAGCAGATAAACCGTGTTTCCCTCAATCGAGTACAGCAGGCGGTAGGTTCCACGCCGCTTGCCGTACAGCTTCTGCCGGATCTCGGTGCCGAGCAGTTCCGATTCCTCTTCGGCGATCGGATGGCGCTTCGGGTACTTTGCCAGTGAGGCGATGGCCTTCTCAAGACCCTCGTACCATCGGGCTGCCGCCTCCGGCGACCGTTCGGCCAGCCAGCGGAATGCTTCGATCGCTCCGGCCCTGGCCCGTGGGGTGAATACGACGCGATAGGTCACTGGGCTTTCTTCCCGGCGAGAATCTGCCGCATCTCAGCGAGCACCTCCTCCGCCGGGATGCCCAGACCTTTCTTCATTTCCTCAACCGAGGCCCGAAGCGTTTCCATCCTCTCCGCCTGCTCTGCCCGTTCCAGAAGGCGCTGGTATGATGCCGAATCCTGGACGACGATTTCGGCCTTCCCGTTAACCGTCAGCACAACGGGCTCGCCCGTTTCTTTCAGCTGCCGGATAAACTCGGGAGTGTGTCGCTTGAAGTTCGACAGCGAGTTGATGTCTCGGTTGATATCGAGCATGCGCCGTACTCCTGCACTCAATTTGCATTCAATTTAATGCTATCCGGTTCCCCTCCCCCTTGCAAGCCGGAAGGTAGGGAACCCAGCCGCGCCCGGTGTTACTAATCTCAAAAACGAAGGAATTAGTTGACTAAGAATAAATGACGGCTTATGTTACGGCTTGTCGCTGGGCCTGGGTGTACTGGCCGGGTTGTCACTTAACCGGCCGTTTATGTGACAGGGCGGAAGTTGAACGAATTTAAGGATTGCGGCGGGCAGGATGCTGGTTGGGTACATGAGGGTGAGCAAATCGGACGGGAGCCAGGCTACCGACCTCCAGCGTGATGCCCTTATCGAAGCCGGGGTGGATCCCCAGCACCTCTACGAAGACACCGCCTCCGGGAAGAAGGATGCGAGGCCAGGCCTTGCGGCCTGCCTGAAAGCGCTGCGCGAAGGCGATACCCTCATCGTGTGGAAGCTCGACCGGCTGGGGCGCGACCTTCGGCACCTCGTGAACACCGTGCATGATCTCACCACCAGGGGGGTGGGCTTCCGTGTACTGACCGGGCATGGCGCGACCATCGACACCACCACACCCAGCGGCAAGCTAGTCTTTGGGTTCTTCGCCGCCCTAGCCGAGTTCGAGCGGGAACTGATTATCGAACGCACGCGGGCCGGCCTTGCCGCCGCCCGTGCCCGGGGAAGGAACGGCGGCAGGCCATGGACGATGACGCCCGCGAAGCTACGCCTCGCCCAGGCAGCGATGGGAAAGCCTGAGACCGTGATCAGCGAACTCTGCACCGAGCTTGGCATTACCCGCCAGACCCTCTACCGGCATGTGGACCCGAAGGGCAACCTGAGGCCCCACGGGCAGAAGCTGCTGGAAGCCAAACGCCCCTCCCCCAAATAACGCCGAAAGGAACCGCCATGGATAACCTGCTCACCATCGCCCTCGAAGCCCACAGCGAGGAACGCAACCACCACCGCCGCTATGAAATTGTGGTCGGCCGCGACCTGCTCGACGACTGGACGGTCGCCATCCACTACGGCCGGGTCGGCCAGGGTGGCCAGGCGAAACGCTACGCTTCTGCAAAGGCCGACGACATGAAGGCCATCGTCCGTGAGCGGCTGCTCCGCCGCCTCTCCGCCCCCAAGCGTATCGGATGCCCCTACCGCCTCGCCGCCTTCAATGCCGGCCCAGGAATCGACATCCAGTCATGGCTACCGGGCGAGGTTATGGCAAGATTTTTCCACTCGGCCGGCTGAGGGTTGCTTCACCGCCTGTCGGCCCCTCGCGTCCCCTTCGTGGTAACACGGATACAGCGAGAAGCTCCCACGCCCGGTTCACTCGATGGCACCCCCGGCATTCGCCGGGCCGGGCTCTGCGCGGCTCGCGTTGCTCGGTCCCTTCGGGACTCGCCTGCGGCGACCGCTCCGATCCCTGGTGCGGTTAGCGGATGCGGGCTACGCCCGCGCCTATCGTTGGTGGGGCTCAGGTTCAGCTAAAACAGAGGCACCGCACGGAATCTGCGGCAGCATCGGCCGTGCCATGCCATCAGCCTGCGCCCCCGTTCCCCTTCACCCCCGCCTCGGCCAGATTATATGCCCCTTGCGGGGCGAAAGACCGCCGGGCGAGGGTGAAGGGAAACGGAGGCACGAAAGGCAGCACCCAGGATGCTACTTTGGCCAAAGGTTAAACGTGTGGCGTACAGCCGCATCGTGGTTGTGCGATCTGTTTGACCGCTTAAGTGTTTGCGCGTATGTTCGCAACGGAACAATCGGCCAAAGGACAAAACATGAAAACAATAGCAATTATTAGCCAGAAAGGTGGTGCGGGAAAGACAACACTGGCAATCCATCTCGCGGTGGCTGCTGAGCGCCGCAATATGAATACAGCCCTCTTCGACCTCGACCCACAGGCATCAGCATCGAGTTGGGCCGATAAGCGAACAGAGCCTGCTCCGGCCGTGGTTTCCGCCCAGGCCGCCCGCTTACCTAGCCTGCTCGAACAGGCGGCCTCCCAGTCGGCAGACCTTGTGATCATTGACAGCGCTCCGAATGCCGATTCGGCGTCCCTTGCCGCCGCCCGTGCTTCCGATCTCATCCTAATCCCCTGCCGCCCGGCAGCGTTTGACCTGAATGCCATCGGAACAACCCTGAGCCTCGCTGCCGTGGCTGGCAAGCCCGCCTTCGTGGTGCTAAACGCTGTCCCTCCCGTTGGGAAAGTCGGTGAGGAAGCCCGGAGCGCTCTGGAAGAAGGCGGTGTCCACGTCGCCCCACCCGTCCTCCACCAACTGGTAGCGTTCTCACACTCCGTGAACGATGGGCATACAGCTCAAGAGCTCTATCCGAAAAGCAAGGCCACCAAGGAGATCACCGAATTGTTCCAGTGGCTGCGCAAACAGGTCAACGTGCAAACACGCTTGCGGAGAAACGATGAACCACGCAAACATGCAATATTCTGAGTGTTCCGGCACGCCTTCAAGGTGCTTCCGCCTGCGCAAAACACGGTATCCGTTTGTGCGTTTGTCTGGTTGCTACTTTTCGCGTCAACACTCCCACACAACAAGGTGCAAACTGCCAAATACGCAAACACGCAAACAATAAGCAATTAAGTAGAAGGACTGTAATATGAAGAAAAGAGCCCCCCTCACGTTCACATCAGAGCCAGTAGCTCCGACAATATCACCACCTTTACCAAGCCAGCCGGAAGAGCAAACACGTTTGGCAGCAAACACAGCAACCCGCAAACGTGCAAAAAACGAAGCTAAGCCAGGGAGGGATGGCCGGCAGTTCATCGCGGCGCATGTGACCCCGGAAGCGGCCAAGCAATTCAAGCTCCTCGTCGTTCAGAGGGATACCACGACCCAGGATCTGCTGACCGAGGCGATCAACGATCTCTTCGCGAAGTACGGACTGAGCCGAATCGCCTAGCAGGGGGTCAGGCTACAGGCTTGCGGTTGTACCTACTGCGGCAGAAGCCGAGAAACGCGGCATCGGGATTCTTCAGTTCGGGCTGGCCGCTTTCGACCCAGAAGCTACGCCACTGCTCTTCGAGGAGGTATACGTCGTAGCCAGGGGCAACCGTTCGGGCATCGTGATACGTTTCCGGGTCGAGCACCGGGTATGCCGTGGCCTGGACAGCCTGAAGGGCAGGGAGAGCCCCGCGATTGATGAACCTGACGGTGTCACCCTCCAAGGCAACCGCATAGTCTGGAACGTGGCCATGCTGGGCATCTTCGCTGCATATCTGGCTCACGAGGCGCCGAAACTCCTTCTCGCTGGAAGCGGAGCCACATTTTTTCCGTAGCAATTCGAGCGAGATCGCCCATTCGTCCTGTTTCCCGCAGTGCTTCCGGGCGAGTTCATACATCCGCCGTTCCAGGGGCTTCCTGAGTCGGAAATAATCCCGGTGCAGGGTGAGCACCTCGCGGCCGATGACTGCGTTGAAGACCCAATCCGAGAGGTTGATGCGAATCTCGGCCATCCTGCCGGAATCCGAATGGCGGATAATGTTCCAACTGTCGATCAGGCCGAAGCCGGAGGTGATTTCCTCGCCACCCGTCTTGATGTTCGTTCTGAGGCGTGTCCCGCTCAGCCTATCGAGGGCGGAAACCAGCTGCTCGTAACCTCTCCCGTCGATATTGCGGTTTGTGGAAACGAGTAGGTCATACGCCTTGATGTGCAGGGTCCGGTGAGGGTCGAAGCCAGCGTTCATCTTGGCGATGAGCTGGCTTATGCAGTAAATCAGGATGTCTTTGTCATGAATCGTGGCGAGGCCGAGCGTGCTCGGTATGACCGTAAGCCTGACGCCATTATGCTCATACTCGCGGACGGTCAGATCGGGCTTGGTGGCAAGGGAGAAGATGGGGTGCTCCATCGACCCGATATCATCTTTCGGAATGGCGTCCGTGACATCGCAAATGAAAAAGTCCTGGATCGGATGACGATCCGGGAGGAGAGGAGTATTTCTGTTCGTGCTTTTGCCCACCATGAACGCACTATCGTGTTTTCACACACTGATGTCAAGCTTTGTGTTTTCACACACCAAGGCGTCTTTTTCGTGCTTTTACACACCGAACATCGTGTATTTGCCCACCGTCTTTCGTGCTTTCACACACCGGCCCGCCGAAATCCGTCATCGTTTCCAAAGGCTTGCGGGGCAAAAATTCTGCTTAACACAAGATCTAACAAATATATTTAACACACAAGCATTGCCTGTGGATAACTTTTCATGCAGAGGGTGAATCTGTGAAGCGAGGCATTGAAGAGCGAGAGGGGTCACACGGCCAACGCGGAAACCTCTGACCACCATCGAGTCGAAAATGCCCCTGCGAAGGCCGTAGAGAAGAATCTTCGCATTTCCTGCTCCCTACCACCCACCGAGGAGAGATCCGCATCCAGAAGCCGCGAGAATGCGATTACGGGCTATCCGAGGCATGGAAGGGGAAGGCTGCGGCTCCGACCAGGCAGCATATAAACCCATCGCATCAAACTCTGCATGTGCAGAGAAAGCCACTGAACGGAAGAAAAATCCCGGGAATTTCCAGTATTTCCTGGAATCCGGTTGCGCTCCATACAAGCGGCGTAAGTTATTGCAATGTAAGGTGGTTAAGTTGTGCGGCTAAGCCCTAAATGGGCACGGTTCGGGTCCGTGAGGTCGGAGGTTCAAATCCTCTCGCCCCGACTAAACCCATCTCCTTTGCCGAACGCGAGTTAGGCGTACCTTCCGGTGGTCGGAAGCGCGGCGTAGAGGTCCCGGTAAACGGTACATGTACCGTTTTGGCCCACCTCAGATGCCGTACCATGCCCCGGAACAATCGTCCTACCTCCTATCACCTGCACA
The nucleotide sequence above comes from Tautonia marina. Encoded proteins:
- a CDS encoding type II toxin-antitoxin system RelE/ParE family toxin; protein product: MTYRVVFTPRARAGAIEAFRWLAERSPEAAARWYEGLEKAIASLAKYPKRHPIAEEESELLGTEIRQKLYGKRRGTYRLLYSIEGNTVYLLYVRHSAQGPIDPEH
- a CDS encoding type II toxin-antitoxin system Phd/YefM family antitoxin, yielding MLDINRDINSLSNFKRHTPEFIRQLKETGEPVVLTVNGKAEIVVQDSASYQRLLERAEQAERMETLRASVEEMKKGLGIPAEEVLAEMRQILAGKKAQ
- a CDS encoding recombinase family protein, whose product is MLVGYMRVSKSDGSQATDLQRDALIEAGVDPQHLYEDTASGKKDARPGLAACLKALREGDTLIVWKLDRLGRDLRHLVNTVHDLTTRGVGFRVLTGHGATIDTTTPSGKLVFGFFAALAEFERELIIERTRAGLAAARARGRNGGRPWTMTPAKLRLAQAAMGKPETVISELCTELGITRQTLYRHVDPKGNLRPHGQKLLEAKRPSPK
- a CDS encoding WGR domain-containing protein, which encodes MDNLLTIALEAHSEERNHHRRYEIVVGRDLLDDWTVAIHYGRVGQGGQAKRYASAKADDMKAIVRERLLRRLSAPKRIGCPYRLAAFNAGPGIDIQSWLPGEVMARFFHSAG
- a CDS encoding nucleotide-binding protein; protein product: MFATEQSAKGQNMKTIAIISQKGGAGKTTLAIHLAVAAERRNMNTALFDLDPQASASSWADKRTEPAPAVVSAQAARLPSLLEQAASQSADLVIIDSAPNADSASLAAARASDLILIPCRPAAFDLNAIGTTLSLAAVAGKPAFVVLNAVPPVGKVGEEARSALEEGGVHVAPPVLHQLVAFSHSVNDGHTAQELYPKSKATKEITELFQWLRKQVNVQTRLRRNDEPRKHAIF
- a CDS encoding ribbon-helix-helix domain-containing protein; translated protein: MKKRAPLTFTSEPVAPTISPPLPSQPEEQTRLAANTATRKRAKNEAKPGRDGRQFIAAHVTPEAAKQFKLLVVQRDTTTQDLLTEAINDLFAKYGLSRIA
- a CDS encoding replication initiator protein A, which encodes MVGKSTNRNTPLLPDRHPIQDFFICDVTDAIPKDDIGSMEHPIFSLATKPDLTVREYEHNGVRLTVIPSTLGLATIHDKDILIYCISQLIAKMNAGFDPHRTLHIKAYDLLVSTNRNIDGRGYEQLVSALDRLSGTRLRTNIKTGGEEITSGFGLIDSWNIIRHSDSGRMAEIRINLSDWVFNAVIGREVLTLHRDYFRLRKPLERRMYELARKHCGKQDEWAISLELLRKKCGSASSEKEFRRLVSQICSEDAQHGHVPDYAVALEGDTVRFINRGALPALQAVQATAYPVLDPETYHDARTVAPGYDVYLLEEQWRSFWVESGQPELKNPDAAFLGFCRSRYNRKPVA